In the genome of Streptomyces globosus, one region contains:
- a CDS encoding response regulator transcription factor, whose product MIQDAKIDRADGGLATVIRILLAEDMNMVRGALVALLEMEDDLEVVSELERGDKILAAALEVRPDIAVIDIDLPGLDGLSAAAQLHEHLPECRTLMLTSLGRPGTLRRALAAQVSGYILKDDSPKELASAIRRVVAGQRVIDSKLAVAAWNGLESPLTDRETEVLRMAAQGSEAAEIAGELHLSTGTVRNYLTTVVMKLKARNRVDAIRIARDAGWLV is encoded by the coding sequence ATGATTCAAGATGCAAAGATCGACCGCGCGGACGGGGGGCTCGCAACGGTGATCAGAATCCTGCTGGCCGAAGACATGAACATGGTGCGCGGCGCGCTCGTCGCCCTGCTCGAAATGGAAGACGACCTGGAGGTCGTCAGCGAGCTGGAGCGCGGCGACAAGATCCTGGCCGCGGCACTGGAGGTCCGGCCGGACATCGCGGTCATCGACATCGACCTCCCCGGCCTCGACGGCCTCAGCGCGGCGGCGCAGCTGCACGAGCACCTGCCGGAGTGCCGCACGCTGATGCTGACCAGCCTCGGCCGCCCCGGCACCCTGCGCCGGGCGCTCGCCGCGCAGGTGTCCGGATACATCCTCAAGGACGACTCCCCCAAGGAGCTCGCCAGCGCCATCCGCCGCGTGGTGGCCGGGCAGCGGGTGATCGACTCCAAGCTCGCCGTCGCCGCCTGGAACGGCCTGGAGAGCCCGCTCACCGACCGGGAGACCGAGGTGCTGCGCATGGCCGCGCAGGGCTCGGAGGCGGCGGAGATCGCCGGCGAGCTGCACCTCTCCACGGGGACGGTGCGCAACTACCTGACGACCGTGGTGATGAAGCTGAAGGCCCGCAACCGGGTCGACGCCATCCGCATCGCGCGCGACGCGGGCTGGCTGGTCTGA
- a CDS encoding RecQ family ATP-dependent DNA helicase: MDDPDLRAEADAVLAELVGDPGGAARLREDQWQAVAALVRERRRALVVQRTGWGKSAVYFVATALLRRRGAGPTVIVSPLLALMRNQVEAAERAGIRARTINSANPEEWDSIHEEVERGATDVLLVSPERLNSVDFRDQMLPKLAATTGLLVVDEAHCISDWGHDFRPDYRRLRAMLAELSPGVPVLATTATANARVTADVAEQLGTGAGEALVLRGPLERESLRLGVVRLPDAAHRLAWLAEHLDELPGSGIVYTLTVAAAEEATAHLRQRGFAVSSYTGRTENADRLQAEADLLANRVKALVATSALGMGFDKPDLGFVLHLGSPSSPIAYYQQVGRAGRGVEHADVLLLPGKEDEAIWRYFADTAFPPEAQVRQTLAALADAGRPLSVPALEAAVDLRRSRLETMLKVLDVDGAVKRVKGGWTSTGQPWVYDAERYARVARQRAAEQQAMRDYVTTDRCRMEFLRLQLDDAGAAPCGRCDNCAGPWADTAVSAETLTAAAKELDRPGVEIEPRRMWPTGMPALGIDLKGRIPAGEQCSAGRALGRLSDIGWGNRLRPLLADGAPDGPVPDDVLRAAVAVLADWARSPGGWAPDVPDASARPVGVVAVPSLTRPQLVDSLARGIASVGRLPFLGTLDHTGPEGAYAARRSNSAQRLRGLSGAFAVPEELAAALQRSPGPVLLVDDSTDSGWTLAVAARLLRRAGSGEVLPLVLAATG; encoded by the coding sequence ATGGACGATCCCGACCTGCGCGCCGAAGCCGATGCCGTACTCGCCGAGCTGGTGGGCGACCCGGGGGGCGCCGCGCGGCTGCGCGAGGACCAGTGGCAGGCGGTCGCCGCCCTCGTACGGGAGCGCCGGCGGGCCCTGGTCGTGCAGCGCACCGGCTGGGGCAAGTCCGCGGTCTACTTCGTGGCGACCGCCCTGCTGCGCCGCCGCGGCGCCGGGCCCACGGTGATCGTCTCCCCGCTGCTGGCCCTGATGCGCAACCAGGTCGAGGCCGCCGAGCGGGCCGGCATCCGCGCCCGCACCATCAACTCCGCCAACCCCGAGGAGTGGGACTCCATCCACGAGGAGGTCGAGCGCGGCGCCACCGACGTCCTCCTCGTCAGCCCCGAACGCCTCAACTCGGTCGACTTCCGCGACCAGATGCTCCCCAAGCTCGCCGCCACCACCGGCCTCCTCGTCGTCGACGAAGCGCACTGCATCTCCGACTGGGGGCACGACTTCCGGCCCGACTACCGGCGGCTGCGGGCCATGCTCGCCGAGCTCTCCCCCGGGGTGCCGGTCCTGGCCACCACCGCGACCGCGAACGCCCGCGTCACCGCCGACGTCGCGGAGCAGCTCGGCACCGGCGCCGGCGAGGCCCTCGTACTGCGCGGACCGCTGGAGCGGGAGAGCCTGCGCCTGGGCGTCGTCCGGCTGCCCGACGCCGCGCACCGCCTGGCCTGGCTCGCCGAGCACCTCGACGAGCTGCCCGGCTCCGGGATCGTGTACACGCTGACCGTGGCGGCGGCCGAGGAGGCCACCGCCCACCTGCGGCAGCGCGGGTTCGCCGTCTCCTCGTACACGGGGCGGACGGAGAACGCCGACCGCCTCCAGGCGGAGGCCGACCTGCTGGCCAACCGGGTCAAGGCGCTCGTCGCGACGTCGGCCCTCGGCATGGGCTTCGACAAGCCGGACCTCGGCTTCGTCCTCCACCTCGGCTCCCCGTCCTCGCCGATCGCCTACTACCAGCAGGTCGGGCGCGCCGGCCGCGGCGTCGAGCACGCCGACGTGCTGCTGCTGCCCGGCAAGGAGGACGAGGCCATCTGGCGGTACTTCGCCGACACCGCCTTCCCGCCCGAGGCGCAGGTGCGGCAGACCCTCGCGGCCCTCGCCGACGCCGGCCGGCCCCTGTCCGTACCGGCCCTGGAGGCCGCGGTGGACCTGCGGCGCAGCAGGCTGGAGACCATGCTGAAGGTCCTCGACGTCGACGGCGCCGTCAAGCGCGTGAAGGGCGGCTGGACCAGCACCGGGCAGCCGTGGGTGTACGACGCCGAGCGCTACGCGCGGGTCGCCCGCCAGCGGGCCGCCGAACAGCAGGCCATGCGCGACTACGTCACCACCGACCGGTGCCGGATGGAGTTCCTCCGCCTCCAGCTGGACGACGCGGGGGCGGCCCCCTGCGGCCGCTGCGACAACTGCGCCGGCCCCTGGGCCGACACCGCGGTCTCCGCGGAGACGCTGACCGCCGCCGCCAAGGAGCTCGACCGCCCCGGCGTGGAGATCGAGCCGCGCCGCATGTGGCCCACCGGCATGCCCGCCCTCGGGATCGACCTCAAGGGCCGGATCCCGGCCGGCGAGCAGTGCTCGGCCGGGCGCGCCCTCGGCCGGCTCTCCGACATCGGCTGGGGCAACCGGCTGCGCCCCCTCCTGGCGGACGGCGCCCCCGACGGGCCCGTCCCCGACGACGTGCTGCGCGCCGCCGTCGCGGTCCTCGCCGACTGGGCGCGCTCGCCGGGCGGCTGGGCGCCCGACGTCCCGGACGCCTCGGCCCGGCCGGTCGGCGTCGTCGCCGTGCCGTCCCTGACCCGCCCGCAGCTCGTCGACTCGCTCGCCCGGGGCATCGCCTCCGTCGGCCGCCTGCCGTTCCTGGGCACCCTCGACCACACCGGCCCGGAGGGCGCGTACGCGGCACGCCGCAGCAACTCCGCGCAGCGGCTGCGGGGCCTGTCGGGGGCCTTCGCGGTCCCCGAGGAGCTGGCTGCCGCGCTGCAGCGGTCTCCCGGCCCCGTCCTCCTCGTGGACGACAGCACCGACTCCGGCTGGACGCTCGCCGTGGCGGCCCGCCTGCTGCGGCGGGCGGGCAGCGGCGAGGTCCTCCCGCTCGTCCTCGCCGCCACCGGCTGA
- a CDS encoding sensor histidine kinase, with protein MSGRLKSSDDASEAVLFEGILRRSRDLPAPRMAKVTVVVALLCYVGITTLNVLGAGVEGPALAAALFCLAAVFGLQLLHSRAGAKQAPAARRALTLGAQAALTYLPLLALKSQWGAMAGFLAGSLLLLLPPRLGWSLYGFVGVSMLVPPLLDGRPVLDSVYLVQTTLLTGLVTFGLTRLSELVHVLHESRDELTRAAVTRERLRFARDLHDLLGYSLSAIQLKGELIHRLIPAHPAKAKKEIEDILAISRQSLADVRRVASGYRDLSLEEEIASARSVLSAAEVEAVTDVRMGKVSAPVDTVLATVLREAVTNVLRHSRAAYCEITAVEEDGLMTLSVTNDGVTDGYRDSSPHSGSGLGNLGLRLQAVGGELEVDRRPGNVFRVVARVPAQGAVDLDLEGSPEGERTWLVA; from the coding sequence ATGTCTGGCCGCCTCAAGTCCTCGGATGACGCATCGGAGGCGGTCCTGTTCGAGGGGATTCTGCGGCGCAGCCGGGACTTGCCGGCGCCGCGGATGGCCAAGGTCACCGTGGTCGTCGCGCTCCTCTGCTACGTCGGCATCACCACCCTGAACGTCCTGGGCGCCGGGGTGGAGGGCCCGGCCCTGGCGGCCGCCCTGTTCTGCCTGGCCGCGGTCTTCGGTCTGCAGCTGCTGCACTCCCGTGCCGGCGCCAAGCAGGCCCCCGCGGCGCGCCGGGCGCTGACACTGGGCGCGCAGGCGGCCCTGACCTACCTGCCGCTGCTCGCGCTGAAGTCGCAGTGGGGGGCCATGGCGGGGTTCCTCGCCGGCTCCCTGCTGCTGCTCCTGCCGCCGCGCCTGGGCTGGTCCCTGTACGGCTTCGTGGGCGTCAGCATGCTCGTTCCGCCGCTGCTGGACGGGCGGCCCGTCCTCGACAGCGTGTACCTGGTGCAGACCACACTGCTGACGGGGCTGGTCACCTTCGGGCTCACCCGCCTGTCCGAGCTGGTGCACGTCCTGCACGAGAGCCGGGACGAGCTGACGCGCGCGGCGGTCACCCGCGAGCGGCTCCGCTTCGCCCGCGACCTGCACGACCTGCTCGGATACAGCCTGTCCGCCATCCAGCTCAAGGGCGAGCTGATCCACCGCCTGATACCGGCGCATCCGGCGAAGGCCAAGAAGGAGATCGAGGACATCCTGGCGATCTCCCGGCAGTCCCTGGCGGACGTGCGGCGGGTGGCGAGCGGCTACCGGGACCTGTCGCTGGAGGAGGAGATCGCCTCGGCGCGGTCGGTGCTGAGCGCCGCCGAGGTCGAGGCGGTCACCGACGTGCGGATGGGGAAGGTCAGCGCTCCGGTGGACACGGTCCTGGCCACCGTGCTGCGGGAGGCCGTCACCAACGTGCTGCGGCACAGCAGGGCGGCGTACTGCGAGATCACGGCCGTCGAGGAGGACGGCCTGATGACGCTGTCGGTCACGAACGACGGCGTCACCGACGGGTACCGGGACTCCTCCCCGCACAGCGGCAGCGGCCTGGGGAACCTGGGTCTGCGCCTCCAGGCGGTCGGCGGGGAGCTGGAGGTCGACCGCCGTCCCGGCAACGTCTTCCGGGTGGTCGCGCGGGTCCCCGCCCAGGGGGCGGTCGACCTGGACCTGGAGGGGTCGCCGGAAGGCGAACGCACCTGGCTGGTCGCGTGA
- a CDS encoding DUF4173 domain-containing protein — translation MATTADGPNDGDAAEAAADATPVAGPPQAADRPDDSLAAAGAAAGPASDAGTPTEAGPLPAPREPEATTPDASAPPAGAAAPDAAAVAVVPAGSPGGGAPPGWDPTAWRRYQVRRERARSGPWSAAPPDWSEAARPAAPAPPSTAVLVCAGAAGLAAALFLGDGVGPGLLLAALPAVAAAYAAARTAGRTARPWTLFWALGCTALLAVPVLRDAAWPATVALLAAVLAGALALHGSRTWAGVLLSPVGLTDGAVNGVRWAWAALRSRSTGVDRDRWLPVLKAAGVAAGLLLLFGALFASADAAFADLLGGLVPDVTIGDGPLRLALFLLATALALAAARTAAAPFRWDRIRTTVGKPRSRVEWALPLVVLAVLFAGFNAVQLAVLFGGYDKVLASTGLTYAEYARQGFWQLLWATLLTLAVIALALRWAPRGGAADRRLVRAVLGTLCALTLVVVASALRRMDLYVDAYGLTRLRVSVAAMELWLGSVIVLIMTAGLFGARLLPRAVAGSAVAAALAFGLLSPDAVVAEKNADRFRATGKIDLAYFQSLSADAVPALDRLPEPHRSCALRGIAEELAEQGRAPWYGTSLGVHRARRILDERPVTARAAACSRLGTFSGRSG, via the coding sequence ATGGCCACCACAGCAGACGGACCGAACGACGGCGACGCCGCCGAAGCCGCGGCCGACGCAACCCCGGTGGCGGGCCCGCCACAGGCGGCAGACCGGCCGGACGACTCGCTTGCGGCGGCCGGCGCGGCGGCGGGGCCGGCATCCGATGCGGGAACCCCGACCGAGGCCGGGCCCCTTCCCGCCCCGCGGGAACCCGAAGCCACGACGCCGGACGCGTCCGCCCCGCCGGCCGGGGCTGCTGCGCCGGATGCGGCGGCGGTAGCCGTCGTGCCTGCGGGGTCGCCCGGGGGCGGGGCGCCGCCCGGGTGGGATCCCACAGCTTGGCGGCGGTACCAGGTGCGCCGGGAGCGCGCCCGGTCCGGGCCGTGGTCGGCGGCGCCGCCCGACTGGTCGGAGGCCGCCCGGCCCGCCGCGCCCGCGCCCCCGTCCACCGCCGTCCTGGTCTGCGCCGGCGCCGCCGGCCTCGCCGCGGCCCTGTTCCTCGGCGACGGCGTCGGTCCCGGCCTGCTGCTCGCCGCGCTTCCCGCCGTCGCCGCCGCGTACGCCGCCGCGCGCACCGCCGGCCGCACCGCCCGCCCGTGGACCCTGTTCTGGGCCCTCGGCTGCACGGCCCTGCTCGCGGTGCCCGTGCTGCGCGACGCCGCCTGGCCGGCCACCGTCGCCCTCCTCGCCGCCGTCCTCGCCGGGGCGCTCGCCCTGCACGGCAGCCGCACCTGGGCCGGGGTGCTGCTCAGCCCCGTCGGCCTCACCGACGGAGCCGTCAACGGCGTCCGCTGGGCGTGGGCCGCCCTCCGCTCCCGGAGCACGGGTGTCGACCGCGACCGCTGGCTGCCCGTCCTGAAGGCCGCCGGGGTGGCCGCCGGGCTGCTCCTGCTCTTCGGCGCCCTCTTCGCCTCCGCCGACGCCGCCTTCGCCGACCTGCTCGGCGGCCTCGTCCCCGACGTCACCATCGGCGACGGCCCGCTGCGCCTCGCCCTGTTCCTCCTCGCCACCGCCCTCGCCCTGGCGGCGGCCCGGACCGCCGCCGCGCCGTTCCGCTGGGACCGCATCCGCACCACCGTCGGCAAGCCGCGCTCCCGCGTCGAGTGGGCGCTGCCCCTCGTCGTCCTCGCCGTGCTCTTCGCCGGCTTCAACGCCGTCCAGCTCGCCGTCCTGTTCGGCGGCTACGACAAGGTGCTGGCCAGCACCGGGCTGACGTACGCCGAATACGCCCGCCAGGGCTTCTGGCAGCTGCTCTGGGCGACCCTGCTCACCCTGGCCGTGATCGCGCTCGCCCTGCGCTGGGCCCCGCGCGGCGGCGCCGCCGACCGGCGGCTCGTCCGCGCCGTCCTCGGCACCCTGTGCGCGCTGACCCTGGTCGTCGTCGCCTCGGCGCTGCGGCGCATGGACCTCTACGTGGACGCGTACGGGCTGACCCGGCTGCGGGTGTCGGTGGCCGCGATGGAGCTCTGGCTGGGCTCCGTCATCGTCCTGATCATGACGGCGGGGCTGTTCGGCGCCCGTCTGCTGCCCCGTGCGGTCGCCGGCAGCGCGGTGGCGGCCGCTCTTGCCTTCGGGCTGCTGTCGCCGGACGCCGTGGTCGCGGAGAAGAACGCGGACCGCTTCCGGGCCACCGGCAAGATCGACCTCGCGTACTTCCAGTCGCTCTCGGCGGACGCCGTGCCCGCCCTGGACCGGCTGCCGGAGCCCCACCGCTCCTGCGCCCTGCGCGGTATCGCCGAGGAGCTGGCGGAGCAGGGCCGCGCCCCCTGGTACGGGACGAGCCTCGGCGTGCACCGGGCCCGGCGGATCCTGGACGAGCGCCCCGTGACCGCCCGCGCCGCAGCCTGCTCGCGCCTCGGCACCTTCTCCGGCCGCAGCGGCTGA
- a CDS encoding ribonuclease HII, translating to MPYEAPTHTVERSLRATTGAKVVAGVDEVGRGAWAGPVTVCAAITGLRRPPEGLTDSKLLTQKRRDALLEVLEAWVTSYALGHASPEEIDELGMTAALRLAAERALGGLPVRPDAVILDGKHDYLGTPWQVRTVIKGDQSCVAVAAASVIAKVRRDRLMAELGCSGGGFEGYAFGDNAGYPSPVHRAALEELGPTPHHRLSWAYLDALPRWRHLKKVRRSEEALELENGGQLGFDF from the coding sequence ATGCCGTACGAAGCACCCACCCACACCGTCGAACGCTCCCTCCGCGCAACCACCGGCGCCAAGGTCGTCGCCGGGGTCGACGAGGTCGGGCGAGGGGCCTGGGCCGGCCCGGTCACCGTCTGCGCGGCGATCACCGGACTGCGCCGCCCGCCCGAAGGGCTCACCGACTCCAAGCTCCTCACCCAGAAGCGGCGCGACGCCCTCCTGGAGGTCCTGGAGGCGTGGGTCACCTCGTACGCCCTCGGGCACGCCTCGCCGGAGGAGATAGACGAGCTCGGCATGACCGCCGCCCTGCGGCTGGCCGCGGAGCGCGCCCTGGGAGGGCTGCCCGTCCGGCCCGACGCGGTGATCCTCGACGGCAAGCACGACTACCTCGGCACGCCCTGGCAGGTCCGTACGGTGATCAAGGGCGACCAGTCCTGCGTCGCCGTCGCCGCCGCCTCGGTGATCGCCAAGGTCCGGCGCGACCGGCTGATGGCCGAACTCGGCTGCTCCGGCGGCGGGTTCGAGGGCTACGCCTTCGGCGACAACGCCGGCTACCCCTCGCCCGTCCACCGCGCGGCCCTGGAGGAGCTGGGGCCCACCCCGCACCACCGGCTGTCCTGGGCGTACCTCGACGCGCTGCCCCGCTGGCGCCACCTCAAGAAGGTGCGGCGCAGCGAGGAGGCGCTGGAGCTGGAAAACGGAGGCCAACTCGGCTTCGATTTCTGA
- a CDS encoding TOMM precursor leader peptide-binding protein: MSTAERGRPAAPPAAADRLVGFKSHLRPTVVPGDAAYLVSRRGVTALGGSQAEVLVPLLDGTRTAGAVRQEASRLLGAEDAEAALTALTDAGLIRATSPPAATAAGGVPAPGAAEAEAYWDLAGLDGGLASADLSRASAAIEALPGLDPAPVAEACRASGVAVAGDADGASLVLVLCDDYLSPGLAAADAAHRAAGRPWLPVRLCGTEPWVGPFFRPDTGPCWHCLAVRLRGHRHSELPVGRALGLDGPVPRPPAGLAAGTALAVNLAVLEAAKWLAGLRNPEQGHLHTFDTLRLRTSGHRVDRLPQCPACGDPGLVARRVHAPFVPASRPKAPAAAGGNGDRALTPAQLLAAYGHLVDPVTGVVKEIRRAPGTPDDAHAYTSGHNLAMASATLAGLRSGLRALSGGKGRTAEEARAGALCEAVERYSGTRHGDEPTVRDSLRGLGAAAVHPDDCLLYSARQYAERDLWNARASRFHYVSAPFDETRPTDWTPVWSLTGGVQRLLPASMLYFARGDGRAPAPHPDDPWADSNGNAAGSSPEDALVQGFMELVERDAVALWWYNRTRQPAVDLDAFADDWTERIRRGLRRAGREAWALDLTSDLGIPVVAALSRRTDKPGEDVVFGFGAHFDPGVALRRALSEMAQLLPAVRDARPDGTGYRIGDPEPLSWWRNATVGNQRYLAADPAAAPRTPADWPAVRTADLLDDVQTITELVRRKGMDLLVLDQTRPDLGIPVTKVVVPGLRHFWPRFAPGRLFDVPVELGRLAEPTPYDQLNPIPLFV; this comes from the coding sequence ATGAGCACTGCCGAGCGCGGGCGGCCGGCCGCGCCTCCGGCGGCCGCGGACCGCCTGGTGGGCTTCAAGTCCCACCTGCGGCCGACGGTCGTGCCCGGCGACGCCGCCTACCTGGTGTCCCGGCGCGGAGTGACCGCGCTGGGAGGCAGCCAGGCGGAGGTACTCGTTCCGCTCCTCGACGGCACCCGCACCGCGGGCGCGGTCCGGCAGGAGGCCTCCCGCCTCCTGGGAGCGGAGGACGCCGAAGCGGCCCTCACCGCCCTCACCGACGCCGGACTGATCCGCGCCACCTCCCCGCCGGCCGCCACCGCGGCCGGCGGGGTCCCCGCGCCCGGCGCTGCCGAGGCCGAGGCCTACTGGGACCTGGCCGGGCTGGACGGAGGCCTGGCCTCCGCCGACCTGTCCCGGGCGTCCGCCGCGATCGAGGCCCTGCCCGGACTCGACCCGGCACCCGTCGCGGAGGCCTGCCGGGCCTCCGGCGTGGCCGTCGCGGGCGACGCGGACGGCGCCTCCCTGGTCCTCGTCCTGTGCGACGACTACCTCTCCCCCGGCCTCGCCGCGGCCGACGCCGCCCACCGCGCGGCCGGCCGGCCGTGGCTGCCGGTCCGGCTCTGCGGAACCGAACCCTGGGTGGGCCCGTTCTTCCGGCCGGACACCGGCCCCTGCTGGCACTGCCTGGCCGTCCGGCTGCGCGGCCACCGCCACTCCGAGCTGCCCGTAGGCCGCGCGCTCGGCCTGGACGGGCCCGTTCCGCGGCCCCCGGCCGGGCTGGCCGCCGGGACGGCCCTCGCGGTGAACCTCGCCGTCCTGGAGGCGGCGAAATGGCTCGCGGGCCTGCGCAACCCCGAGCAGGGCCACCTCCACACCTTCGACACGCTGCGGCTGCGCACCTCCGGCCACCGGGTGGACCGGCTGCCCCAGTGCCCTGCGTGCGGCGACCCCGGCCTCGTCGCCCGCCGCGTGCACGCCCCGTTCGTCCCCGCCTCCCGGCCCAAGGCCCCGGCCGCCGCCGGAGGGAACGGGGACCGGGCGCTCACGCCCGCGCAGCTGCTGGCTGCGTACGGGCACCTCGTCGACCCGGTGACCGGGGTGGTCAAGGAGATCCGGCGGGCGCCCGGCACCCCGGACGACGCCCACGCCTACACCTCCGGCCACAACCTGGCCATGGCGTCGGCGACCCTGGCCGGGCTCCGCTCGGGCCTGCGCGCGCTCAGCGGCGGCAAGGGCCGCACCGCCGAGGAGGCCCGCGCGGGCGCGCTGTGCGAGGCGGTCGAGCGCTACAGCGGCACCCGGCACGGCGACGAGCCGACGGTCCGCGACTCGCTGCGCGGCCTGGGCGCGGCGGCCGTCCACCCCGACGACTGCCTGCTCTACAGCGCCCGCCAGTACGCGGAGCGCGACCTGTGGAACGCCCGTGCCTCCCGCTTCCACTACGTGTCGGCGCCGTTCGACGAGACGCGGCCCACCGACTGGACGCCGGTGTGGTCGCTGACCGGGGGCGTGCAGCGGCTGCTGCCGGCCTCGATGCTGTACTTCGCCCGCGGCGACGGCCGGGCTCCGGCCCCGCACCCGGACGACCCGTGGGCCGACTCCAACGGCAACGCGGCCGGCAGCAGCCCCGAGGACGCGCTGGTGCAGGGGTTCATGGAGCTGGTGGAGCGGGACGCGGTGGCCCTGTGGTGGTACAACCGCACCCGCCAGCCGGCGGTCGACCTGGACGCGTTCGCCGACGACTGGACCGAGCGGATCCGCCGCGGGCTGCGGCGGGCGGGCCGGGAGGCGTGGGCGCTCGACCTCACCTCGGACCTGGGGATACCGGTGGTCGCGGCGCTGTCCCGGCGCACCGACAAGCCGGGCGAGGACGTGGTGTTCGGCTTCGGCGCGCACTTCGACCCGGGGGTCGCGCTGCGCCGGGCGCTGTCGGAGATGGCCCAGCTGCTGCCCGCGGTGCGGGACGCCCGGCCGGACGGCACGGGGTACCGGATCGGCGACCCGGAGCCGCTGTCGTGGTGGCGGAACGCGACCGTCGGGAACCAGCGGTACCTGGCGGCCGATCCTGCGGCGGCGCCGCGGACTCCCGCCGACTGGCCGGCGGTCCGTACCGCGGACCTGCTGGACGACGTACAGACGATCACGGAGTTGGTCCGGCGGAAAGGCATGGACCTGTTGGTCCTGGACCAGACACGGCCGGACCTGGGGATTCCGGTAACGAAAGTGGTCGTACCGGGACTGCGTCACTTTTGGCCGAGATTCGCTCCCGGCCGGCTATTCGACGTGCCCGTGGAACTCGGCAGACTGGCCGAACCCACACCGTACGACCAGCTCAATCCCATCCCTCTGTTCGTGTGA
- a CDS encoding ADP-ribosylglycohydrolase family protein, giving the protein MTADSSSGRRYARALASLRGLALGDALGSQYFVPANYPFLKRRELPGGSGTWQWTDDTEMACSVLAVLALHGRIDQDALADSFARHHDFDRGYGPAVNRMLRLVREGGDWRTLAAELFNGQGSWGNGAAMRIAPLGAWYADDPEQATHQAEISAYTTHQHREAVCGAMAVAAAAALAADPAGPPKAEDLLDGVIALVPRSAVGAGLRRARDMLDYGDATTVAAVLGCGRRTTAHDTVPFALWSAARSLGDFERAFWTTAQVGGDVDTTCAIVGGVLGARGEDVLPAAWLARTEALPAWLPEAPAY; this is encoded by the coding sequence ATGACCGCTGACTCCTCTTCCGGACGGCGCTACGCACGCGCCCTCGCCAGCCTCCGCGGGCTGGCCCTCGGGGACGCCCTGGGCTCCCAGTACTTCGTCCCCGCCAACTACCCCTTCCTCAAGCGCCGCGAGCTGCCCGGTGGTTCGGGCACCTGGCAGTGGACCGACGACACCGAGATGGCGTGCTCGGTCCTCGCGGTGCTGGCCCTCCACGGCCGCATCGACCAGGACGCCCTCGCCGACTCCTTCGCCCGCCACCACGACTTCGACCGCGGATACGGGCCGGCAGTGAACCGGATGCTCCGCCTCGTCCGGGAGGGCGGGGACTGGCGGACGCTGGCCGCCGAACTCTTCAACGGGCAGGGCTCCTGGGGCAACGGCGCGGCCATGCGGATCGCGCCGCTGGGCGCCTGGTACGCCGACGACCCGGAACAGGCCACGCACCAGGCGGAGATCTCCGCTTACACCACGCACCAGCACCGCGAGGCGGTCTGCGGCGCGATGGCGGTCGCCGCCGCGGCTGCTCTCGCCGCGGACCCGGCCGGCCCGCCGAAGGCGGAGGACCTGCTGGACGGCGTGATCGCGCTCGTGCCGCGCAGCGCGGTGGGGGCGGGGCTGCGGCGGGCGCGGGACATGCTGGACTACGGGGACGCGACCACGGTCGCCGCCGTGCTCGGCTGCGGGCGGCGCACCACCGCGCACGACACGGTGCCGTTCGCGCTGTGGTCGGCGGCCCGCTCGCTCGGGGACTTCGAGCGGGCGTTCTGGACCACCGCGCAGGTCGGCGGGGACGTGGACACGACGTGCGCGATCGTCGGCGGGGTGCTGGGGGCACGGGGCGAAGACGTGCTCCCCGCCGCCTGGCTGGCGCGCACCGAAGCGCTGCCGGCGTGGCTGCCGGAGGCGCCGGCGTACTGA